Proteins encoded in a region of the Triticum dicoccoides isolate Atlit2015 ecotype Zavitan chromosome 3A, WEW_v2.0, whole genome shotgun sequence genome:
- the LOC119267290 gene encoding uncharacterized protein LOC119267290, which translates to MEAARHAGKKRGPEDDAEAEVHHTFRGAANALSQLYAQAVANQKASFIAGERHAMERTHRWISSQHEEASGVSVADVLAYLQNEIESRGGMAGSSQHPTPQPAYGLPSANVQINSFSFGNVAAALDSQLYQTDQTRTAGISNVFSSPSQQNSHSNHLVQCSGHGPVNSPPSGSKARNDHSPQNQDSVHPNSYEPSMDMNHDAP; encoded by the exons ATGGAGGCGGCGCGTCACGCGGGGAAGAAGCGGGGTCCGGAGGACGACGCGGAGGCGGAGGTGCACCACACGTTCCGGGGCGCCGCCAACGCGCTCTCGCAGCTCTACGCGCAGGCCGTCGCCAACCAGAAGGCCTCCTTCATCGCCGGCGAGCGCCACGCCATG GAGCGTACCCATCGGTGGATATCCAGTCAGCATGAAGAAGCATCGGGAGTGTCTGTTGCTGATGTACTTGCTTACTTGCAG AATGAGATTGAGAGCAGAGGAGGCATGGCAGGGTCTTCCCAACATCCAACTCCACAGCCAGCATATGGTCTTCCTTCTGCAAATGTCCAAATCAACTCCTTCTCATTTGGAAATGTGGCGGCTGCACTTGACTCTCAGCTGTACCAAACCGACCAAACAAGAACTGCAGGCATCTCAAACGTTTTCAGCAGTCCTTCACAGCAAAATTCCCATTCAAACCATCTGGTTCAGTGCTCAGGACATGGCCCTGTAAACTCCCCGCCAAGTGGAAGCAAAGCTCGGAACGACCATTCTCCACAGAACCAGGACTCCGTGCATCCCAATTCGTACGAGCCCTCCATGGATATGAACCATGATGCTCCTTGA